In one window of Desulfovibrio inopinatus DSM 10711 DNA:
- a CDS encoding diguanylate cyclase: MKIVSPSSSHFLLVEDNALDAMALCEAVQKKTPDCTITVVKRGEEALSALLKDIRSFSLIIVGSNIPDMSGQELCHTLIQHDIGQPIVMLTEGESKHLDDEALELGIVGSFAKDGQYDYLDLLPFFLDDIIKRFAKEQALKAEEEARRTAEARYKAVVEDHTDAICRFDPDGHITFFNEACRQFLQDERHACVINFFEAIPLFNQTSFAQATADITTESPTATMELEIPQKNRSSWFQWKIRGLFDSDNTIREYQATGRDVTDLKNTHNKQLILNELLAKQNAKLKELALTDQLTGVANRRNLYSFAEEQWSRAVRKNEEFSIALLDIDHFKNINDTYGHLTGDKVLSLLGGLLRDNIRDYDRVGRWGGEEFMIVLPGTAFHDSLVFAERIRQIVADQELTIDDGQKISFTISLGVAGRLPQGISRLEKLFQLADEALYEAKQRGRNRVCAYSLQ, encoded by the coding sequence ATGAAAATTGTTTCCCCCTCAAGCTCCCATTTCCTCCTCGTTGAAGACAATGCACTTGATGCGATGGCTCTTTGCGAAGCCGTACAGAAAAAGACGCCTGATTGTACGATCACTGTTGTGAAACGAGGAGAAGAAGCACTATCTGCTCTCCTTAAAGATATACGATCATTTTCCTTGATTATTGTTGGCAGCAATATTCCGGACATGAGCGGACAAGAACTCTGCCATACCCTCATTCAGCATGATATTGGCCAACCGATCGTCATGCTGACGGAAGGGGAGTCAAAGCACCTTGACGACGAAGCATTAGAGCTCGGCATCGTCGGCTCTTTCGCCAAGGATGGCCAATACGATTATCTCGATTTGCTCCCTTTCTTTTTGGATGATATCATCAAGCGTTTTGCCAAAGAACAAGCATTGAAAGCCGAAGAAGAAGCGCGGCGAACAGCCGAAGCACGATACAAAGCCGTTGTCGAGGATCATACTGATGCCATTTGTCGATTTGACCCCGATGGACACATAACATTTTTTAATGAGGCTTGCCGCCAGTTTCTCCAAGACGAACGTCATGCATGTGTTATCAACTTTTTTGAGGCCATACCGCTCTTCAACCAGACCTCGTTTGCACAAGCAACAGCCGACATCACCACAGAGTCTCCCACAGCCACAATGGAGCTCGAAATCCCTCAAAAAAATCGATCGTCGTGGTTTCAATGGAAAATTCGCGGTCTCTTCGATAGCGATAATACTATCCGAGAATATCAAGCGACGGGCCGAGATGTCACCGATCTCAAAAATACCCATAACAAGCAACTTATCTTGAATGAGCTATTGGCGAAACAAAACGCCAAACTCAAAGAACTGGCGTTAACCGACCAGCTGACCGGTGTGGCCAATCGCCGCAATCTTTATTCATTTGCAGAGGAGCAATGGAGTCGAGCTGTTCGAAAAAATGAAGAATTCAGCATCGCATTGCTTGATATCGATCATTTCAAAAACATTAATGATACCTACGGACACTTGACCGGTGATAAGGTCCTTTCTCTTCTTGGAGGCCTTTTACGTGATAATATCCGTGATTACGACCGGGTAGGCCGATGGGGGGGCGAAGAGTTCATGATTGTATTGCCTGGGACGGCGTTTCATGATTCGCTTGTCTTTGCGGAACGCATTCGACAGATCGTAGCAGACCAAGAGCTCACCATTGACGATGGACAAAAAATATCGTTCACTATAAGCCTCGGTGTTGCCGGCCGGTTACCTCAAGGTATTTCACGGCTTGAAAAACTGTTTCAACTGGCCGATGAAGCGTTATATGAAGCAAAGCAGCGCGGTCGCAATCGTGTATGTGCTTATTCTTTACAGTAA
- a CDS encoding ABC transporter substrate-binding protein codes for MIRFAPLLALISFLFFQTCQAVLASQGEKHRRIVVLETMPTPAIQEYSRWFTWEMQNLGYSLETSEFVILNAQGSRKNAEALLRQYLQQAHPDIVVAIATLAAQAAQAVLPSQIPLVFALVTDPVGVGLVPAIGQASGTNITGRSYSVDKKVKFNIASRLARQVVDNRPVRFGYIASDYPSAQKDFAELNKAATSSKNIQFIASFFPYRAMPEGTTTMLDEVEKRAQSLSSQIDFWWEPTTPLAELNMYTRMLQKRGEKPVLCGGTVNAVKRGALFCMQPDFQAGGRETAVLVNSILSGQDVRTIPVVQATEYTFAINLTTALQLGIVIPSSLLQLAGKNHIFR; via the coding sequence ATGATACGTTTTGCTCCTCTCCTTGCGCTCATTTCTTTTTTATTTTTTCAAACATGTCAGGCTGTTCTTGCATCCCAAGGGGAAAAGCACCGACGCATTGTTGTTCTGGAAACCATGCCCACTCCTGCAATTCAAGAGTACAGTCGATGGTTCACCTGGGAAATGCAAAACCTCGGATATTCATTGGAGACATCGGAGTTTGTCATTCTCAACGCACAAGGCAGCCGAAAAAATGCCGAGGCCCTGTTGCGTCAATATCTACAACAAGCGCATCCAGATATTGTCGTGGCCATCGCGACACTGGCCGCCCAAGCAGCCCAAGCGGTTTTACCATCCCAAATTCCGCTTGTTTTTGCTCTTGTGACAGACCCAGTCGGCGTAGGCCTCGTTCCCGCCATTGGTCAGGCATCGGGAACCAACATCACTGGACGATCATATAGTGTAGATAAGAAAGTGAAATTTAATATTGCTTCAAGACTAGCACGTCAGGTCGTAGATAATAGACCAGTCCGATTTGGCTATATTGCAAGTGACTATCCGTCTGCGCAAAAGGACTTTGCCGAACTCAACAAAGCGGCCACCTCCTCAAAAAACATCCAATTTATTGCTTCTTTCTTCCCATATCGCGCAATGCCTGAAGGCACTACAACAATGCTCGACGAGGTCGAAAAACGCGCACAATCTCTCTCCAGTCAAATTGACTTTTGGTGGGAGCCGACGACGCCCTTGGCCGAATTGAATATGTATACCAGAATGCTTCAAAAGAGAGGTGAAAAGCCCGTGTTATGTGGGGGCACCGTCAATGCAGTTAAACGCGGCGCGCTGTTCTGCATGCAACCTGACTTTCAAGCCGGAGGACGAGAAACAGCTGTTCTTGTCAATTCCATCCTCTCTGGACAGGACGTCAGAACAATTCCGGTTGTTCAAGCTACCGAGTATACATTTGCTATCAACCTGACAACCGCCCTTCAACTTGGCATTGTGATCCCGTCATCATTGTTGCAATTGGCAGGAAAAAATCATATTTTTCGTTAA
- a CDS encoding PAS domain-containing hybrid sensor histidine kinase/response regulator, which yields MNRHTLEELTQLTAQNCETLFSSAEESVQFLAMKTAMSLDAASSPFLAVPPVSLTQSPRDDFLTGETSSSVSVLVWEKSRLDATRLRTIHATSVVDSLLEGAVAQSNTVQAAWIIMQDGFMRSFPDSFFQTRISREDAQDIRTNIRYSAVTPDNDPKKSVVWTKVSRDPATNSPSYAVCLPIYGAHGYYGSAGLDISIDSIMHGLNEQSDSPSAEPDQRFLLDNQGSILFMTKNLAQRLGLAMSTEESVEGIMHSGSLAMADNPDIREAVDSMRFTSLHYQELSAPGGALFMVTTILPSTGWIYGEVLEKQSANSVVDFFRSELTQVNTRFFRLAALAVFGLLLVLLVLCLFFFRRFFVRPLHAIIDAVAAIEAGRRSFGPVVSSRNEMGTLAREIDFMSEALDVERDRLHLARKKYRDSIENSPVGIFQAGLDGTLLTVNQTGAQILGYTDIAECLQDRVSMLDRLHDVEMVRKLRQTLITNGRIENVDLTIKGKYDLVAVRITGRLLQLDVNGQGVMEGMFEDISLQKQRERIEADLAKAEVINQARSSFLATMSHEIRTPLHSLLGSLDVLENTGLGEHQEDIVTIMRSSGSILTNIMNDLVDLSQLEKNEMDLDTAPFDLHRLVQETAQMFEAKAQSKALSFSVEIDPDLPAYRLGDERKLKQAFTNIVANALKFTESGQVRITVYNDEIIHGVALSVQDTGPGIAPQDHKYIFEDFTQTDSSTTRRFGGAGLGLAITNRLVRLMGGKINLESKKGSGAIFTIHVPLPLADQVVEETSLSVQDTKMYSGTVLIVDDFILGRNLVELYLEDTGLSLDMAETGDEAVEATKEKQYDLILMDIEMPGMDGFAAAACIREVEKQSGLPPVPIYALTAHPYDTYRYESVRVGLNGFLTKPMAREHLLAIIEKELSAKILNGMHKSRDERPDA from the coding sequence ATGAACAGACATACTCTTGAAGAGTTGACGCAACTGACGGCACAAAATTGTGAAACGTTATTTTCCTCCGCTGAAGAAAGTGTACAATTTCTTGCCATGAAAACAGCAATGTCACTTGATGCTGCATCTTCTCCTTTCCTTGCAGTGCCTCCTGTTTCACTTACGCAGTCTCCGCGTGATGATTTTTTGACTGGTGAAACATCGTCTTCTGTGTCGGTGCTGGTCTGGGAAAAATCTCGTTTGGATGCAACGCGCTTGCGAACAATACATGCCACATCCGTCGTGGATAGTTTACTTGAAGGTGCAGTTGCTCAGTCTAACACTGTCCAGGCTGCTTGGATCATCATGCAAGATGGTTTTATGCGCTCTTTTCCCGACTCTTTTTTTCAAACTCGAATCTCCCGTGAAGACGCACAAGATATTCGTACAAACATTCGGTATTCTGCGGTCACTCCTGACAATGATCCGAAAAAGTCGGTCGTTTGGACCAAGGTCTCTCGGGACCCTGCCACGAATTCTCCTTCGTATGCCGTGTGCTTGCCGATCTATGGAGCACATGGATACTACGGTTCTGCTGGTTTGGATATCAGCATAGATTCCATAATGCATGGCCTGAATGAACAATCCGATTCTCCATCGGCCGAGCCGGATCAACGATTTCTTCTTGATAATCAGGGCTCCATCCTTTTCATGACGAAAAATCTCGCTCAGCGGTTAGGTTTGGCGATGTCGACAGAGGAGTCGGTTGAAGGAATAATGCATAGTGGATCGCTGGCCATGGCCGATAATCCAGACATACGTGAAGCCGTTGACTCCATGCGCTTCACATCATTGCATTATCAGGAATTGTCTGCACCAGGCGGAGCCTTGTTCATGGTTACTACCATACTTCCTTCGACGGGCTGGATTTATGGTGAAGTATTGGAAAAACAGAGCGCCAATTCTGTTGTTGACTTTTTTCGTTCTGAGTTAACCCAAGTAAACACGCGATTCTTTCGATTGGCCGCTCTGGCTGTTTTTGGTCTCCTCCTTGTTTTGCTGGTGCTGTGTCTTTTCTTTTTTCGTCGTTTTTTTGTGCGCCCTTTACATGCGATTATTGATGCGGTTGCAGCGATTGAAGCCGGACGCCGTTCTTTCGGACCCGTTGTGTCGTCGCGAAATGAGATGGGGACTTTGGCGAGAGAAATTGATTTTATGTCTGAAGCACTTGATGTGGAGCGCGATCGGCTTCACCTTGCTCGTAAAAAATATCGGGATAGTATCGAAAATTCTCCTGTCGGTATCTTCCAGGCTGGATTGGACGGGACGCTTCTAACCGTCAACCAAACTGGCGCGCAAATTCTTGGGTATACCGATATCGCGGAATGCCTCCAAGACCGAGTTTCCATGTTGGACAGGCTTCATGATGTCGAGATGGTCCGCAAGCTTCGCCAAACACTTATAACAAACGGTCGCATCGAGAATGTGGATCTGACCATCAAAGGGAAGTATGACCTGGTTGCAGTTCGTATTACAGGACGTCTTCTGCAGTTGGATGTCAACGGTCAGGGCGTTATGGAAGGGATGTTTGAAGATATAAGCCTACAAAAACAACGAGAACGCATTGAGGCTGACTTAGCCAAAGCTGAAGTGATCAACCAAGCCAGATCATCGTTTTTAGCAACAATGAGTCATGAAATTAGAACACCACTCCACTCTCTTCTTGGGAGTTTAGATGTGCTGGAGAATACTGGTCTCGGCGAACATCAAGAGGATATTGTAACGATAATGCGTTCGTCAGGGAGCATTCTTACCAATATTATGAACGATTTAGTCGATTTGTCACAACTCGAAAAAAATGAAATGGACCTGGATACCGCACCGTTTGACCTTCACCGTCTCGTTCAGGAAACCGCTCAGATGTTCGAGGCTAAAGCACAATCCAAAGCTCTTAGTTTTTCTGTTGAGATTGATCCTGATTTGCCGGCCTACCGCCTTGGCGATGAGCGCAAACTCAAACAAGCGTTCACCAACATCGTGGCGAACGCTTTGAAGTTTACAGAATCGGGACAGGTACGTATTACTGTATACAATGACGAAATAATTCATGGCGTAGCACTCTCAGTGCAAGACACAGGACCAGGTATTGCTCCCCAAGATCATAAATATATTTTTGAAGATTTTACCCAGACCGACTCTTCGACGACCCGCCGTTTTGGGGGGGCCGGTCTTGGCCTGGCTATAACCAACAGATTGGTTCGCCTTATGGGGGGGAAAATTAATCTTGAGAGCAAAAAAGGTTCTGGGGCGATTTTTACCATCCATGTTCCTTTGCCTTTGGCCGACCAGGTCGTAGAGGAAACTTCATTATCTGTTCAGGATACAAAAATGTATTCTGGTACAGTATTAATCGTCGATGATTTTATTCTTGGTCGTAATTTGGTGGAACTTTATTTGGAAGATACAGGTTTGTCGCTCGATATGGCTGAAACTGGCGATGAAGCCGTCGAGGCAACGAAAGAAAAACAGTATGATCTTATTCTTATGGATATTGAAATGCCGGGTATGGATGGATTTGCAGCGGCAGCGTGTATTCGGGAGGTCGAAAAGCAAAGCGGCTTACCTCCTGTTCCAATCTATGCACTTACTGCTCATCCGTACGATACGTATCGTTATGAAAGTGTACGGGTCGGATTAAATGGATTTTTGACTAAACCCATGGCTCGAGAGCATCTTCTTGCTATTATTGAAAAAGAATTGTCAGCAAAAATACTGAATGGCATGCACAAAAGTCGCGATGAGAGGCCGGATGCGTGA
- a CDS encoding hybrid sensor histidine kinase/response regulator, translated as MKSTRIKQTFFFLVAGLFVLTCVSLALLFIFLFNEFKKESAPLLHKQMNEQASKHFLRVTKSKSRAYNAVLGRIERSSVFLARKIAEDLTRVEDGTMSVATFPHLIQQAQNGIYSSIQDDRITALYWGGSIMNAATRRELAVMMQQADLFENAKKTNVGVCAVWFIGESGTALYYPQSDAVSHLRSPSQIDYRKSSYYLYASPSQNPQGRARWTSVYFDPVGHGSVVSVVVPVMQSNERFMGVVGIDIKINEVMTHVNHSAPGVPMEDFLLDKNGTIILLPEWLAREWELPVVSVDEKHSREEMGPSMLYASDEAVRQAGREMLVRSSGILRLDFKTSKYITAFTHLYTTDWVLGSTMLQETALAPLTGLETEFYRIRFWLSWVVPLVIGLLLIGLLWIFLKFIHRYFEKPLSAILSDISRIKQGEVPSVPAVTSHDELGRLSAAICQLATTLEADRELLDRTQREYQRIFEELPVGMFRSTMDGEILDVNPALVKLVGYEDIPSFLQNVENMKELYLDPEERQKFLVALVARGQADDIDGVFRHRDGESLPIIRAARLTAGDDGQPVIEGVIYDAAQRNQRRDIQKELARIEAASQTKTMFLASLSHELRTPLNALLGGVDILYDTSLSPKQSWTLSLMRESAQMLVQLVDELLDYSRLEAGKIMLKKEIIDIQDVARSALGSFAEKARKKGIEARFIVTGLLNNMRVGDPENIRKVLVILLDNAFKFTVRGSVELLLEESSRTSTVHIRITDTGPGIPENQKKRILDYFTQADPSAFSSVDSPGVGLTLVRKLVFLMNGNVTIESEEGKGTQVHVSLPLASSAALDERTDTVSQDLASLSGRILAVDDYAFGHTVLGQYLEGSRIMMDTASSGEEAIALAARNQYDLILMDWEMPKIDGFEAARIIRDEEERTRRSATPLVVMAAYDMNPMAMHGAQHLFDAHLSKPVSRKAFASVLKQFLNNSAESSSRASSS; from the coding sequence ATGAAATCGACACGCATTAAACAAACTTTTTTTTTCCTTGTGGCGGGGCTTTTTGTTCTGACATGTGTCTCTCTGGCTCTGCTATTTATATTTTTGTTTAATGAATTCAAGAAAGAGTCTGCTCCTTTGCTGCACAAGCAAATGAACGAGCAGGCATCGAAGCATTTTTTACGGGTAACAAAAAGCAAATCGCGTGCATATAATGCAGTATTGGGACGCATTGAACGTTCAAGCGTATTCTTGGCGCGAAAAATTGCAGAAGATCTTACTCGCGTCGAAGACGGGACAATGTCGGTGGCGACATTTCCTCATCTTATTCAGCAAGCACAAAATGGCATATATTCCAGTATTCAAGATGATAGAATAACTGCATTGTATTGGGGTGGCTCCATTATGAATGCCGCAACTCGTCGTGAACTTGCGGTGATGATGCAACAGGCAGATCTTTTCGAAAATGCAAAAAAAACCAATGTCGGTGTCTGTGCCGTATGGTTTATTGGAGAGAGCGGGACTGCACTGTATTATCCTCAAAGCGATGCGGTCTCTCATTTACGTTCTCCTTCACAAATCGATTATCGCAAGTCCTCATATTATCTCTACGCAAGCCCTTCGCAGAATCCTCAAGGGCGCGCTCGCTGGACATCCGTGTATTTTGACCCGGTCGGACATGGTTCTGTGGTATCCGTTGTCGTTCCTGTCATGCAATCAAATGAACGTTTCATGGGAGTCGTAGGTATTGATATCAAGATTAATGAGGTCATGACCCACGTCAATCATAGCGCTCCCGGAGTCCCTATGGAAGATTTCCTGTTGGACAAAAACGGAACGATCATTTTGCTACCGGAATGGCTCGCACGCGAATGGGAATTGCCCGTTGTCTCTGTTGACGAGAAACATTCTCGTGAAGAAATGGGACCATCTATGCTGTATGCTTCGGATGAAGCTGTACGGCAGGCAGGCAGAGAGATGTTGGTGCGCTCATCGGGAATTCTTCGTCTTGATTTCAAAACATCGAAATATATTACGGCATTTACACATCTTTACACAACCGATTGGGTGCTAGGCAGTACAATGCTTCAAGAAACAGCCCTTGCGCCGCTCACTGGATTAGAAACAGAATTTTATCGTATTCGCTTCTGGCTTTCCTGGGTTGTTCCGCTTGTGATTGGTTTACTTTTGATCGGATTATTATGGATTTTTTTAAAGTTCATTCATCGTTATTTTGAAAAACCATTGAGTGCTATCTTGAGTGATATCTCTCGGATAAAACAGGGAGAAGTTCCATCTGTTCCAGCCGTAACATCTCACGATGAGCTTGGTCGACTTTCTGCTGCAATATGTCAGTTAGCCACAACACTCGAAGCTGATCGCGAGCTTCTTGATCGAACACAAAGAGAATATCAACGCATTTTTGAAGAACTTCCTGTGGGAATGTTTCGATCAACAATGGATGGAGAAATTCTGGATGTTAATCCAGCTTTGGTCAAACTCGTCGGCTATGAGGACATCCCTTCGTTTCTCCAGAACGTCGAGAATATGAAAGAGCTCTATCTGGATCCGGAAGAGCGACAGAAATTTTTGGTAGCCCTCGTTGCACGTGGACAAGCTGATGATATAGATGGGGTATTTCGACATCGCGATGGGGAATCTCTTCCAATTATTCGGGCTGCACGTCTGACTGCAGGCGATGATGGTCAGCCTGTTATTGAAGGAGTTATTTATGACGCAGCCCAGCGGAATCAACGTCGTGATATTCAGAAAGAACTGGCACGGATTGAAGCAGCATCCCAGACAAAAACCATGTTCCTGGCTTCACTCAGTCACGAGTTGCGCACTCCGCTGAATGCGTTGTTGGGTGGGGTGGATATCTTGTATGATACATCTCTTTCTCCAAAGCAGTCGTGGACACTGAGCTTAATGCGTGAATCCGCGCAAATGCTTGTACAACTTGTGGATGAGCTGCTCGATTACTCCCGTCTTGAAGCGGGGAAAATCATGTTGAAGAAAGAAATTATTGATATTCAAGATGTGGCGCGTTCGGCTCTGGGGAGTTTTGCGGAAAAAGCGCGTAAAAAAGGCATTGAAGCACGATTTATTGTGACGGGCCTGTTGAACAACATGCGCGTGGGGGACCCTGAAAATATACGGAAAGTTCTTGTTATTTTGCTCGACAATGCTTTTAAGTTTACTGTCCGTGGCAGTGTTGAATTGCTTCTTGAGGAATCTTCACGCACGTCCACGGTGCACATCAGGATTACCGATACCGGGCCGGGAATCCCTGAAAATCAGAAAAAACGGATACTTGATTATTTCACCCAGGCCGATCCCTCTGCGTTTTCCAGTGTCGATAGCCCTGGGGTTGGCTTGACACTGGTACGCAAGCTTGTGTTTCTAATGAATGGTAATGTGACGATCGAGAGTGAAGAGGGCAAAGGTACGCAGGTTCATGTCAGTTTACCTCTTGCGTCGAGTGCGGCTCTCGATGAACGTACGGATACGGTGAGTCAAGATCTTGCCAGTCTAAGCGGACGAATTTTAGCCGTTGATGACTATGCATTCGGTCATACAGTTCTGGGCCAATACTTGGAAGGATCTCGAATTATGATGGATACGGCCTCTTCCGGCGAAGAGGCAATAGCCTTGGCAGCAAGAAATCAGTATGATCTTATTCTGATGGATTGGGAAATGCCGAAGATAGATGGCTTTGAAGCGGCGCGAATTATACGTGACGAAGAAGAACGCACTCGACGATCAGCAACGCCACTCGTCGTTATGGCGGCCTATGATATGAATCCTATGGCGATGCATGGAGCTCAACATCTTTTTGATGCTCATTTGAGTAAACCTGTTTCGCGCAAAGCATTTGCCTCCGTTCTGAAACAATTTCTGAACAATTCTGCGGAGTCTTCTTCGCGTGCATCTTCAAGCTAA
- a CDS encoding DUF3106 domain-containing protein encodes MKMKSNIIICFAWVLLLSCLFPDFAFAGTAWSDLNEGQQRVLTPYADVWNNLPADQQDILAKGANQWATMPPEERQRILGRYNAWQELSPERRDQIRRNFTAFQTMPQEERQRILSIYKQFQNLPENKRRELLRRYKQWQRQRARRPPSPPLGLNRPEAQVPAGSNPSPSNSLTETGLPPAETATEPPPQDDASNNFSLTPSQSVPASQQSPTNHAPSGTEPDSRGMGGMGGGKNGHSTGGKDSGGNSGHGDGHGGGDSDHDGGHGGGRSGGGGPGADASTSMTSASLM; translated from the coding sequence ATGAAGATGAAAAGTAACATCATAATTTGCTTCGCATGGGTGCTCTTGCTTAGCTGTCTCTTTCCGGATTTCGCTTTTGCCGGCACAGCATGGTCGGATCTCAACGAAGGTCAACAACGTGTGCTCACACCGTATGCCGATGTATGGAACAACCTCCCTGCCGACCAGCAGGATATTCTGGCGAAGGGAGCAAACCAGTGGGCCACAATGCCACCAGAAGAACGTCAGCGCATCCTGGGTCGCTACAACGCCTGGCAGGAACTGAGCCCAGAACGGCGGGACCAGATTCGACGTAATTTCACTGCGTTTCAGACCATGCCGCAAGAAGAGCGACAACGCATTCTTTCGATATATAAGCAATTCCAAAATCTGCCAGAGAATAAGCGACGTGAACTCTTACGACGTTACAAACAATGGCAACGACAACGCGCACGGAGACCGCCTTCTCCTCCGTTAGGACTTAACCGACCGGAAGCGCAAGTGCCAGCCGGAAGCAATCCGTCGCCCAGCAATTCGCTCACTGAAACGGGCCTCCCACCGGCCGAAACAGCAACCGAGCCGCCCCCACAGGATGACGCTTCAAACAACTTCTCTCTCACTCCGAGCCAGTCCGTTCCGGCGTCGCAACAGAGCCCAACAAACCACGCACCGAGTGGAACAGAACCTGACAGTCGTGGCATGGGAGGAATGGGAGGAGGAAAAAATGGCCACTCAACAGGAGGGAAGGATAGCGGAGGAAATAGTGGTCATGGCGACGGACATGGAGGAGGAGATAGCGATCACGATGGCGGCCACGGCGGTGGACGTAGTGGGGGCGGTGGCCCTGGTGCAGATGCAAGCACTTCCATGACCAGCGCCTCCTTGATGTAA
- a CDS encoding RNA polymerase sigma factor: protein MKGSADTKQLDMFLRSVERRAYYMAVTAVSNPQDALDLVQDAMTRFVAKYSNKPEEERKPLFYRTLTNAITDFHRRKNVRNRVLSAISWLGLNDNEDTGPDPISLLPDPGTRSMEDILGDTRFRDDVNVALKKLPLRQQQAFLLRAVEELSVADTAQAMGVSAGSVKTHYFRALAALRDHLQGYQP from the coding sequence ATGAAAGGAAGTGCTGACACAAAACAACTCGACATGTTTTTACGAAGCGTCGAACGTCGAGCGTATTACATGGCTGTTACAGCCGTAAGCAATCCTCAGGATGCTCTTGATCTCGTACAAGACGCAATGACTCGATTTGTTGCGAAATACAGTAATAAGCCGGAAGAAGAGCGCAAACCACTGTTTTACCGTACGCTCACAAACGCAATCACGGATTTTCACAGGCGCAAAAATGTCCGAAATCGCGTTCTCTCCGCTATAAGCTGGCTTGGCCTAAACGATAATGAAGACACCGGTCCCGACCCGATATCGCTTTTGCCTGACCCCGGAACGAGAAGCATGGAAGACATTCTTGGCGATACTCGATTCCGAGATGATGTGAACGTTGCACTGAAAAAACTTCCCCTTCGTCAACAGCAGGCGTTTTTATTACGTGCCGTGGAAGAACTCAGTGTGGCCGACACGGCCCAAGCCATGGGAGTCAGCGCCGGATCAGTAAAAACACATTATTTCAGAGCCCTTGCCGCCTTGCGGGACCATTTACAAGGATACCAACCATGA